A single genomic interval of Selenobaculum gibii harbors:
- a CDS encoding DUF721 domain-containing protein: MDIIKDILYKTIQNLSINKKFKAQMAIAHWEEIVGKDIAAQTNPQMMDFGILNIAVKNSVWAHHLMMMKMELLHKINEFIGEPIVRDIRFNQRYTAINRPISADKNEPDFGRALKRIYLTENEVNQADIMVRDVENDELKSKLKRLVSRHLASKKLKLTHKWHKCGKCNSLCDEKDRLCHVCNLQEKKQRYSDIRSILLEVPWATYGEVYKHVPCSNAEYIDAKVTLLNVIAQRIEDEVRDRMDVLTLVMLFTGAKYDKVNEKIIEKTMYKFRSWDKKFSGKMNGKKKVRGNQYVSTSGI; encoded by the coding sequence TTGGATATAATAAAGGATATACTTTATAAAACAATACAAAATCTTAGTATAAATAAAAAATTTAAAGCACAAATGGCGATTGCTCATTGGGAGGAAATTGTTGGTAAAGATATAGCTGCGCAAACTAATCCTCAAATGATGGATTTTGGCATTTTAAACATCGCTGTTAAAAATTCAGTATGGGCGCATCATTTAATGATGATGAAAATGGAACTGCTGCATAAGATTAATGAATTTATTGGAGAACCAATTGTGCGTGATATTCGATTTAATCAGCGATATACTGCAATAAATAGACCTATATCTGCAGATAAAAATGAACCTGATTTTGGTAGAGCATTAAAAAGGATTTACTTAACTGAGAATGAAGTAAATCAGGCTGATATTATGGTACGTGATGTAGAAAATGATGAACTTAAGTCCAAATTAAAACGGTTGGTAAGCCGACATCTTGCAAGCAAAAAGCTAAAACTTACACATAAGTGGCATAAATGTGGAAAATGTAATTCTTTATGTGATGAAAAGGATAGGCTGTGTCATGTTTGTAATTTGCAGGAAAAAAAACAAAGGTATTCAGATATTCGATCAATATTATTAGAAGTTCCTTGGGCGACGTATGGTGAAGTATATAAACATGTTCCTTGCAGTAATGCAGAATATATTGATGCAAAAGTTACTTTACTTAACGTAATTGCGCAAAGAATAGAAGATGAGGTAAGAGATCGAATGGATGTATTGACATTGGTAATGTTATTTACCGGTGCAAAATATGATAAAGTCAATGAAAAAATCATTGAGAAAACTATGTATAAATTTCGTAGTTGGGATAAAAAATTTAGCGGAAAAATGAATGGGAAGAAGAAGGTCAGGGGGAATCAATATGTTTCTACATCTGGGATCTGA
- the remB gene encoding extracellular matrix regulator RemB: protein MFLHLGSDTVVALEDVISINDYKLSRSVINRDFIQQMKDTNSIIDISGNQPKSFIVTKYKVYLSAISSMTLRKRADNLFYNEA from the coding sequence ATGTTTCTACATCTGGGATCTGATACTGTTGTTGCACTCGAAGACGTGATATCCATTAATGATTATAAATTGTCTCGTTCAGTAATTAATCGCGATTTTATCCAGCAAATGAAAGATACAAATTCAATTATTGATATCTCAGGAAATCAGCCTAAAAGTTTTATTGTGACAAAATATAAAGTCTATTTGTCAGCGATTTCGTCTATGACTTTAAGAAAACGCGCAGATAATTTATTTTATAACGAAGCTTAA
- the gyrB gene encoding DNA topoisomerase (ATP-hydrolyzing) subunit B, producing the protein MNNNEETVVNGDYGASQIQVLEGLEAVRKRPGMYIGSTSSKGLHHLVYEVVDNSIDEALAGYCTHIEVTIHQDNSITVIDNGRGIPVDMHASGRPAIEVVLTVLHAGGKFGGEGYKVSGGLHGVGVSVVNALSSSLEVEVCRDGKVHSIVFERGITAKALTVVGTSDITGTKVHFKPDTEIFEETVYSFDVLKHRLRELSFLNRGITITLTDERSEHSEVFHFEGGISSFVAHLNDNKEILHPEPIYFTGTKDTTIVEIAMQYNTSYSENIYSFVNNINTEEGGTHLAGFKIALTRAANDFARKNNVLKSSEENLTGEDIREGLTCVISLKIREPQFEGQTKTKLGNSEVRGIVDSIVSEGLTEFFEENPAITKKILEKSLMASRAREAARKARELTRRKSALEVSSLPGKLADCSIKDPMQTEIYLVEGDSAGGSAKQGRDRRFQAILPLRGKILNVEKARLDRILNNEEIRTMITAFGSGIAEEFDIEKSRYGKIIIMTDADVDGAHIRTLLLTFFYRYMKPLIENGRVYIAQPPLYLVKKGREHWYTYSDEEQNNLLDRIGRDGISVQRYKGLGEMNPEQLWDTTMNPEGRTVLQVHLEDAIEADGIFSILMGDKVEPRRKFIEDHAKHVRNLDV; encoded by the coding sequence ATGAATAATAACGAGGAAACCGTGGTAAATGGTGATTATGGTGCCAGCCAAATTCAAGTTTTAGAAGGTTTGGAAGCCGTTCGTAAACGTCCTGGAATGTATATTGGAAGTACATCATCGAAAGGACTGCACCATCTGGTATATGAAGTTGTTGACAATAGTATAGATGAAGCATTAGCAGGATATTGTACGCATATTGAAGTAACAATTCATCAAGATAATAGTATTACTGTAATTGACAATGGGCGTGGAATTCCAGTAGATATGCATGCGAGTGGAAGACCTGCAATTGAAGTTGTACTTACCGTACTTCATGCAGGTGGTAAATTTGGTGGAGAAGGCTATAAAGTCTCTGGTGGCTTACATGGTGTTGGTGTTTCTGTTGTAAATGCATTGAGCAGCTCTTTAGAAGTTGAAGTTTGTCGTGATGGAAAAGTACATAGTATAGTGTTTGAACGTGGGATTACAGCTAAAGCATTAACCGTTGTTGGTACAAGCGATATTACAGGAACAAAGGTACATTTTAAGCCAGACACTGAAATTTTCGAAGAAACGGTTTATAGTTTTGATGTATTAAAGCACCGGTTAAGAGAGCTATCTTTTTTAAATCGTGGCATTACGATTACATTAACGGATGAACGCAGTGAACATTCCGAAGTATTTCATTTTGAAGGTGGAATAAGTTCTTTTGTCGCTCATTTAAATGACAATAAAGAAATATTGCATCCAGAACCGATTTATTTTACAGGTACAAAAGATACAACGATTGTAGAAATTGCTATGCAGTATAATACAAGTTATTCTGAAAATATTTATAGCTTTGTTAATAATATTAATACTGAAGAAGGCGGAACGCATTTAGCGGGTTTTAAGATTGCATTAACACGTGCTGCAAATGATTTTGCTCGAAAGAATAATGTATTAAAATCTTCTGAAGAAAATTTAACTGGTGAAGATATTCGTGAAGGTCTTACTTGTGTAATTAGTTTAAAAATTCGTGAACCTCAATTTGAAGGGCAAACAAAAACAAAGCTTGGTAATAGTGAAGTTAGAGGAATTGTGGATTCTATCGTAAGTGAAGGCTTGACTGAATTCTTTGAAGAAAATCCTGCAATTACGAAAAAAATTCTTGAAAAATCTTTAATGGCATCGAGAGCAAGAGAAGCTGCTCGTAAAGCGCGTGAACTTACGCGTCGTAAAAGTGCATTGGAAGTAAGTTCCTTACCAGGGAAATTAGCTGATTGCTCAATTAAAGATCCAATGCAGACTGAGATTTATTTAGTTGAAGGGGATTCTGCAGGTGGTTCAGCAAAACAAGGTCGCGATCGACGTTTTCAAGCAATTTTGCCGTTGCGCGGTAAAATTTTAAACGTAGAAAAAGCGCGTCTTGATAGAATTTTAAATAATGAAGAAATCAGAACGATGATTACTGCCTTTGGTAGTGGAATCGCTGAAGAATTTGATATAGAAAAAAGTCGTTATGGAAAAATTATCATTATGACCGATGCCGACGTCGATGGTGCGCATATTAGAACGCTCTTATTAACGTTCTTCTACCGTTATATGAAGCCGTTAATTGAAAATGGGCGTGTATATATTGCACAACCTCCATTATATTTAGTAAAAAAAGGTCGTGAACATTGGTATACTTATAGTGACGAAGAGCAGAATAATCTATTAGATCGCATTGGCCGTGATGGTATTAGTGTACAACGTTATAAAGGTCTTGGGGAAATGAATCCTGAACAATTATGGGACACAACAATGAATCCAGAAGGCAGAACTGTATTGCAAGTGCATTTAGAGGATGCAATAGAAGCAGATGGAATCTTCTCCATATTGATGGGCGATAAAGTAGAACCACGTCGTAAATTTATCGAAGACCATGCAAAACACGTAAGAAATTTAGATGTTTAA
- the htpX gene encoding zinc metalloprotease HtpX, translated as MNTLKTTVLMAALMGVLVAVGGAVGGQSGASIMLIISLVMNLGSFWFSDKIVLKMYDARPVDEANAPDLYQMVRKLSRNANIPMPRVYVINSNVPNAFATGRNPENGVVAVTTGIMQALKYEELEGVVAHELAHIKNRDTLISTVVASIAGVISWIGTMAQWAAIFGGRSDDEEGGGIGGLIFTIIIAPLAATIIQMGISRSREYQADESGGNICGNPLALASALTKIEHYAKFGTMEQATPATSHMFIINPLSGAGKSIMNLFSTHPATADRIAKLQAQARR; from the coding sequence ATGAATACTTTAAAAACTACTGTCTTGATGGCAGCTTTAATGGGGGTATTAGTCGCTGTTGGTGGTGCTGTTGGCGGACAGTCAGGAGCTTCGATTATGTTGATTATTTCCCTGGTAATGAATTTGGGAAGTTTTTGGTTTAGTGATAAAATTGTTTTAAAAATGTACGATGCTCGTCCTGTAGATGAGGCAAATGCCCCTGATTTGTATCAAATGGTAAGAAAATTATCTCGTAATGCAAATATTCCAATGCCAAGAGTATATGTCATTAATTCAAATGTACCGAATGCTTTTGCTACGGGGCGTAATCCCGAAAATGGTGTAGTTGCTGTTACTACAGGGATTATGCAAGCGCTAAAGTATGAAGAGCTTGAAGGTGTAGTTGCACATGAATTGGCACATATTAAAAATCGCGATACTTTAATTAGTACAGTAGTTGCATCTATTGCCGGTGTTATTTCCTGGATTGGTACAATGGCACAATGGGCAGCTATTTTTGGCGGACGCAGTGATGATGAAGAAGGTGGTGGAATTGGAGGTTTGATTTTTACGATTATTATTGCTCCTTTAGCAGCTACGATTATTCAAATGGGAATTTCACGTTCTCGCGAATATCAAGCTGATGAATCTGGTGGTAATATTTGTGGAAATCCACTTGCATTAGCGAGTGCATTAACTAAAATTGAACATTATGCTAAATTTGGCACAATGGAGCAGGCAACACCAGCTACCTCTCATATGTTTATTATCAATCCGCTTAGTGGTGCAGGAAAGAGTATCATGAATTTATTTAGTACACATCCTGCGACAGCTGATCGCATTGCAAAACTACAAGCGCAAGCAAGAAGATAG
- a CDS encoding AAA family ATPase: protein MTKIYAILGPHAAGKSTLLKILRNRGFSSIVSHTTRKITDSETNNIEYKFVSKENFLKLDLVEKSTYQGNYYGIEKNELLNKMQENKINFVLVDKNGLKQLKKLLSHRIESIYIMVDYVTMVERMLKRGETNANIKKQLEYAEANGEFDNWKICDHIVKNVLDVDTSIRQILAIINRC, encoded by the coding sequence ATGACGAAAATTTACGCAATACTTGGTCCTCATGCAGCTGGAAAGTCGACGTTATTAAAAATACTTAGAAATCGTGGCTTTTCTTCCATTGTAAGTCATACTACACGAAAAATTACAGATAGTGAGACAAACAATATCGAATATAAATTCGTGAGTAAAGAAAATTTTTTAAAACTAGATTTAGTAGAAAAATCCACTTACCAAGGCAATTATTATGGCATTGAAAAAAATGAACTCTTAAATAAAATGCAAGAAAACAAAATAAATTTTGTTCTCGTTGATAAAAATGGTCTTAAACAATTAAAAAAACTTCTAAGCCATCGAATTGAGTCTATTTATATTATGGTAGATTACGTAACTATGGTAGAAAGAATGTTAAAGCGCGGCGAAACCAATGCAAATATAAAAAAACAATTAGAATATGCAGAAGCCAATGGAGAATTTGATAACTGGAAAATTTGCGATCATATCGTAAAAAATGTACTTGATGTAGATACATCAATTCGACAAATTTTAGCGATTATAAATCGTTGCTGA
- the crcB gene encoding fluoride efflux transporter CrcB: MNDYLIIAIGGAAGSVTRYLIGTLALNKFGFHFPYGTLFANVIGCLVIGLFMTFFTERFVMNPAWKFFITIGFLGGLTTFSSFSYESIKLLLSEQYLYGFINIMANMLIGFGATLCGIIIARLF, translated from the coding sequence ATGAACGATTATTTAATTATTGCCATTGGAGGAGCAGCTGGATCTGTTACTCGCTATCTTATTGGAACTTTAGCATTAAATAAATTTGGTTTTCATTTTCCGTATGGAACACTTTTTGCAAATGTTATTGGCTGTCTGGTTATCGGTCTTTTTATGACGTTTTTTACAGAGCGCTTTGTGATGAATCCAGCTTGGAAATTTTTTATTACTATTGGATTTTTAGGAGGTTTAACGACATTTTCTTCGTTTAGTTATGAATCTATAAAACTTTTATTATCTGAACAATACCTTTATGGATTTATAAATATTATGGCGAATATGTTAATTGGATTTGGTGCTACACTTTGTGGTATTATTATTGCCCGTTTATTTTAG
- the glpK gene encoding glycerol kinase GlpK, producing MQNKYILAIDQGTTSSRAIIFDQQSNIIAIAQKEIPQIFPRPGWVEQDAEIIWSTQIGIVVEAILKAGLTAEDISAIGITNQRETTVIWDKNTGKPVYNAIVWQSRQTESICEELRQKKLADTIKHKTGLVIDPYFSATKIKWILDNIPHARSRAENGDLLFGTIDTWLIWNLTGGKVHVTDYSNASRTLLYNIRTLAWDEELLKEFNIPRSILPKVYPSSHIYGYTSLPALSNAKIPISGAAGDQQAAMFGQACFKPAMAKNTYGTGCFLLMNTGSEVYHSKCGLLTTIAWGLNGKVTYALEGSVFSAGAAIQWLRDSMHLIDSASDSAYFAKKVKNSEGVYMVPAFVGLGAPYWNSKARGAILGLTRGSTNAHIIRATLESIAYQTKDILNAMEQDSGMKLKSLNVDGGASANDILMQFQADILGVPIDRTKIIETTALGSAYLAGLAVGIWNNTDDLESKWLLDRRFTPQMDQEIVEKYCAGWHKAVKRSLDWED from the coding sequence ATGCAAAATAAATATATACTTGCTATTGACCAAGGAACAACTAGCTCGAGAGCAATTATTTTTGACCAACAATCTAACATTATTGCTATAGCCCAAAAGGAAATTCCACAAATTTTCCCACGTCCTGGTTGGGTAGAGCAAGATGCTGAAATAATTTGGAGTACACAAATTGGTATCGTTGTTGAAGCAATATTAAAAGCTGGTTTAACCGCGGAGGACATTTCAGCAATTGGTATAACAAATCAACGGGAAACTACAGTTATTTGGGATAAAAATACCGGAAAACCTGTTTATAATGCAATTGTTTGGCAATCTAGACAAACGGAATCTATTTGTGAAGAACTGCGTCAAAAAAAATTAGCCGATACAATTAAACATAAAACAGGACTCGTTATTGATCCTTACTTCTCAGCAACAAAAATTAAATGGATTTTAGATAATATTCCACATGCACGTAGTAGAGCAGAAAATGGTGATCTTTTATTTGGCACAATAGATACATGGCTTATCTGGAATTTGACAGGTGGAAAAGTCCATGTTACCGATTATTCTAATGCATCACGTACTTTACTTTATAATATTCGTACACTAGCTTGGGATGAGGAATTACTTAAAGAATTCAATATTCCACGTTCTATACTTCCGAAAGTGTATCCTTCCAGTCATATTTATGGCTATACTTCATTGCCCGCATTATCAAATGCAAAAATTCCAATTAGTGGTGCGGCAGGAGATCAACAAGCAGCCATGTTCGGACAAGCTTGTTTTAAACCAGCTATGGCAAAGAATACCTATGGTACAGGCTGCTTTCTATTAATGAATACAGGGAGTGAAGTTTATCATTCAAAATGTGGATTACTTACAACAATTGCTTGGGGCCTTAATGGCAAGGTAACCTACGCTCTTGAAGGTAGTGTTTTTTCCGCTGGTGCAGCTATTCAATGGCTTAGGGACAGCATGCATCTTATTGATTCTGCAAGTGATTCAGCATATTTTGCAAAAAAAGTGAAAAATTCTGAAGGCGTTTATATGGTTCCAGCATTTGTCGGTTTAGGCGCACCCTACTGGAATAGCAAAGCTCGCGGAGCAATTTTGGGCCTAACCAGAGGATCAACAAACGCGCATATCATTCGTGCTACACTTGAATCCATCGCTTACCAAACAAAAGACATATTAAATGCAATGGAACAAGATTCTGGTATGAAATTAAAATCTTTAAATGTGGATGGTGGAGCATCAGCAAACGATATTTTAATGCAGTTCCAAGCTGATATTCTTGGCGTTCCTATTGATAGGACCAAAATTATTGAGACGACCGCTCTTGGATCTGCTTATCTTGCAGGTCTTGCCGTTGGAATCTGGAACAATACTGATGATTTAGAGAGTAAATGGCTCTTAGATCGTCGTTTTACCCCACAAATGGATCAAGAAATAGTCGAAAAATACTGTGCTGGCTGGCATAAAGCAGTCAAAAGAAGTTTAGATTGGGAAGATTAA
- the bioB gene encoding biotin synthase BioB codes for MNGISLIVKLGEKVLNGEDISREEAESLGKIEEEDVAFLLSMADKIRSKFIGKEVDLCAIVNGRSGRCSENCKYCAQSKYHNTNVAVYPFLSVEEILAKAKEAEMGGANRFAIVTSGKGMEGDQEFPKILAAFRRILTETNLKVCCSLGALTMETARALKDAGVSRYHHNIETSRNNYKNICTTHTYEDRLKTIEIAHQAGLEVCSGGILGMNETLSDRISMAFDLRQAGVHSVPLNILNPIKGTAFEHQPPLSPLEILKSVAIFRFILPKCGIRTAGGREVNLRDLQGTALLSGISGMLVGGYLTTGGRKYQDDLKMIADLGRKAAK; via the coding sequence ATGAATGGCATTAGTTTAATTGTAAAATTAGGCGAAAAGGTTTTAAATGGTGAAGATATTTCAAGGGAAGAAGCTGAATCTCTAGGGAAAATTGAGGAGGAAGATGTTGCTTTTTTATTATCAATGGCAGATAAGATACGCAGTAAATTTATTGGTAAAGAAGTAGATTTATGTGCAATCGTTAATGGGCGGTCAGGACGGTGCAGTGAAAATTGTAAATATTGTGCACAATCAAAATATCACAATACAAATGTAGCCGTATATCCGTTTTTATCGGTTGAGGAGATTCTAGCAAAAGCAAAAGAAGCTGAAATGGGTGGTGCAAATCGTTTTGCAATTGTGACAAGTGGTAAAGGAATGGAAGGAGATCAAGAATTCCCTAAAATTCTTGCAGCATTTCGTCGTATTTTAACAGAAACGAATTTGAAAGTTTGCTGTTCTTTAGGAGCGTTGACAATGGAAACAGCAAGAGCATTAAAAGATGCGGGTGTATCTAGATATCATCATAATATTGAAACGAGTAGAAATAATTATAAAAATATTTGTACAACACATACCTATGAAGATCGATTAAAAACGATTGAAATTGCCCATCAAGCTGGGCTTGAAGTATGTTCAGGCGGAATTCTTGGCATGAATGAAACTTTATCAGATCGAATTTCTATGGCTTTTGATTTAAGACAAGCTGGTGTACATTCTGTACCGTTAAATATTTTGAACCCAATTAAAGGAACTGCCTTTGAGCATCAACCACCATTATCGCCATTAGAAATTTTAAAATCTGTTGCAATTTTTCGGTTTATTTTACCTAAATGCGGAATTCGGACTGCTGGAGGGCGTGAAGTCAATTTAAGGGATTTGCAAGGGACCGCATTGCTGAGTGGAATTAGTGGAATGCTTGTCGGTGGATATTTAACAACGGGCGGAAGAAAGTATCAAGATGATTTAAAAATGATTGCAGACTTGGGAAGAAAGGCAGCTAAATAA
- a CDS encoding 6-carboxyhexanoate--CoA ligase has product MLYSIKMRAAQGGDHKLGGQHISGAERILAEENLKKMAEAMIERALLHSRGKADFINLKIEAIRPQDIERIKLLPIFTHEVDTIQEGRKSAIQILKESGVSTQAILAGLHLLEELKTSMRGAMIVDAVSGKRLDQLTMRGVRVSKMDMDDEEDFLLWLNRQNLTDVHVREAVVLAAKVVAHQDVTAELCWSDDPEYVTGYVANKTGYHRITKLKEYGSFIGGRIFFVKPDAAIEEVIDYLQNQPVLAVGRG; this is encoded by the coding sequence ATGTTATATAGTATAAAAATGCGCGCAGCACAAGGTGGCGATCATAAATTAGGTGGGCAACATATTTCAGGTGCAGAACGAATTTTAGCGGAAGAAAATTTAAAAAAAATGGCTGAAGCGATGATTGAACGTGCGTTATTGCATAGTCGGGGTAAAGCAGATTTTATTAACTTAAAAATTGAAGCGATAAGGCCTCAGGATATTGAGCGAATAAAATTGCTGCCTATATTTACACATGAGGTAGATACGATTCAAGAAGGACGAAAAAGCGCAATACAGATACTAAAAGAAAGTGGAGTTTCTACGCAAGCTATTTTGGCTGGTCTGCATTTATTAGAAGAATTAAAGACGAGTATGCGGGGCGCCATGATTGTTGATGCAGTAAGTGGAAAAAGATTAGATCAGCTGACGATGCGCGGAGTTCGTGTGTCTAAGATGGACATGGATGATGAAGAAGATTTTTTATTGTGGCTCAATCGTCAAAATTTAACGGATGTTCATGTGCGTGAAGCTGTTGTTTTAGCGGCAAAAGTAGTTGCCCATCAAGATGTTACCGCCGAACTATGTTGGTCTGATGATCCTGAATATGTAACGGGCTATGTGGCAAATAAAACGGGCTATCATCGGATAACAAAACTAAAGGAATATGGAAGTTTCATCGGCGGTAGAATTTTCTTTGTAAAGCCTGATGCAGCTATTGAAGAAGTGATAGATTATTTACAAAATCAGCCGGTATTAGCAGTAGGGCGAGGGTAA
- the bioF gene encoding 8-amino-7-oxononanoate synthase, whose product MNFKMELAVLKEKGLFRENQTYVPIDGAYVFAAGKKCLMLASNNYLGMTHESEVRQAAIKAIEAYGTGAGGARLTTGSHPLYEELEANLAQFKGTEAAITFNTGYMANVGTISAIMNKNDVIFSDALNHASIIDGCRLSGAKRVIFPHSDMQVLKGLLESTKCAGKRLIVVDGVFSMDGDIAPLSQLVELAKLYDCLLMVDDAHATGILGNGHGTAAHFGLTDQVDIQMGTLSKALGSEGAYVAGKKILIDYLINKARSYIFSTALSPADIGAANAAVKILMQSIRLPEKVLANADFMRRELKMQGIEVGGEITPILPIPIGAADLAVKVANHLKEKGIILSVIRPPTVSVGESRLRLTVNAKHSQSDLKQAAVTIAETIKEIKGWKR is encoded by the coding sequence ATGAATTTTAAAATGGAGTTAGCAGTATTAAAAGAAAAAGGTTTATTTCGTGAAAATCAGACCTATGTACCAATCGATGGAGCTTATGTATTCGCTGCGGGCAAAAAGTGCTTAATGCTTGCTTCGAATAATTATTTGGGTATGACGCATGAAAGTGAAGTAAGGCAGGCAGCGATAAAAGCAATTGAAGCGTATGGAACGGGAGCAGGGGGCGCGAGATTAACGACGGGAAGTCACCCGCTTTATGAAGAGTTGGAAGCTAATTTAGCTCAATTTAAAGGAACGGAAGCGGCAATTACTTTTAATACAGGCTATATGGCGAATGTAGGGACAATTAGTGCAATAATGAATAAAAACGATGTGATTTTTAGCGATGCACTAAATCATGCCAGCATTATTGATGGATGTCGATTATCTGGGGCAAAACGCGTAATTTTTCCTCATTCAGATATGCAAGTATTGAAAGGTTTATTGGAGTCGACAAAGTGTGCAGGAAAGAGGTTAATCGTTGTCGATGGTGTCTTTAGTATGGATGGTGATATTGCACCATTGTCTCAGCTAGTAGAATTGGCGAAACTGTATGATTGTTTACTTATGGTAGATGACGCTCATGCGACAGGGATACTTGGAAATGGACATGGTACAGCCGCGCATTTTGGTTTAACAGATCAAGTAGATATACAGATGGGGACATTAAGTAAGGCTTTAGGTTCAGAAGGAGCCTATGTCGCGGGAAAAAAAATTTTAATTGATTATTTAATTAATAAAGCGCGTAGTTACATTTTTTCTACTGCTTTATCACCGGCGGATATTGGGGCGGCGAATGCAGCAGTAAAGATTTTAATGCAAAGTATTCGTTTGCCAGAAAAAGTTTTGGCGAATGCAGATTTTATGCGTAGAGAGTTAAAAATGCAGGGGATTGAAGTTGGCGGTGAGATTACGCCTATTCTCCCAATTCCAATCGGCGCGGCAGACCTTGCCGTCAAAGTTGCAAATCATCTTAAAGAAAAAGGGATTATTTTATCAGTAATTCGGCCACCTACTGTATCAGTTGGTGAGAGTAGGCTTAGACTTACCGTGAATGCAAAACATAGTCAAAGTGATTTAAAGCAGGCAGCCGTTACGATTGCTGAGACAATTAAAGAAATAAAGGGATGGAAAAGATGA
- the bioD gene encoding dethiobiotin synthase, producing the protein MRGLFITATDTDIGKTMITGAIAAAMKARGIHVGVFKPLASGAIRNEAGFLLAEDATFLMKAAGIGEELRQEVNAVALEPALTPAVAAKISNVCIDIPKILTDLKQAMKKYEFVLVEGVGGLISPLWEDYLLADMMKELNFPALLVSKPRLGAINHTVLSYSYAMQHKIRLDGVVINRFEASRAGVLEESNIHYIEKITNLPVVGRFPLLKQANSLNVEDLAGLAELTLNIDKIIAIGESYNE; encoded by the coding sequence ATGAGAGGTTTATTTATTACTGCTACAGATACAGATATCGGTAAGACAATGATTACAGGAGCGATTGCAGCTGCAATGAAAGCGCGAGGCATCCACGTTGGCGTGTTTAAACCGTTAGCATCTGGTGCCATACGTAATGAAGCTGGATTTTTATTAGCGGAAGATGCTACTTTTTTGATGAAAGCTGCAGGAATAGGAGAAGAGCTAAGACAGGAAGTGAATGCAGTAGCACTAGAACCTGCCTTAACACCAGCAGTAGCTGCTAAGATCAGTAACGTTTGTATTGATATCCCTAAAATTTTAACCGATTTAAAACAAGCAATGAAAAAATATGAGTTTGTTTTAGTTGAAGGGGTTGGTGGACTTATTTCACCGTTATGGGAAGATTATTTACTTGCGGATATGATGAAAGAATTGAATTTTCCGGCTTTATTAGTTTCAAAACCTCGTCTTGGGGCAATCAATCATACGGTGCTTAGTTATTCTTATGCAATGCAGCATAAAATCCGTTTAGATGGTGTCGTTATTAATCGTTTTGAGGCGAGTCGGGCAGGCGTTTTAGAAGAAAGTAATATTCATTATATAGAGAAGATAACGAATCTTCCTGTCGTAGGTAGATTTCCGTTGTTAAAACAGGCAAATTCTCTTAATGTAGAAGATTTAGCGGGACTTGCAGAATTGACGCTCAATATTGATAAGATTATAGCGATTGGAGAGAGTTATAATGAATGA